One genomic window of Micromonospora sp. WMMD1128 includes the following:
- a CDS encoding cellulose binding domain-containing protein yields MTHDQKQPVSGERRLLRRRTVLATMGAVPVAAVAAVVGATEASAAAANINPSATRQTIRGFGAMAHAAWIGDLTAAQRDTAFGVGEGRLGFSMLRIPVGENQSDWSRDLATAKRAVELGATVFASPWNPPASMIETFTRGSQTNAKRLRYSSYAAYAQHLNDFTAYMRNNGVNLYSISVQNEPDYAYDWTWWTSAEMVRFLRENAGSISTRVMAPESFQYVKSMSDPILNDSAALANVDIIGAHLYGTSYSNFPYPLFKQKGAGKDLWMTEVYYPNSNANSGDAWPEALDVGEHIHHAMVDAEFQAYVWWYLRRSYGPMREDGQISKRGAMMTHFARFVRPGYVRIDATANPTSNVFVSAYRNDNTVVIVAVNKNTSSVSQQFTLSNTNASGSVSNWLTDGSRNVAPQSALTMSNGSLTVTLPARSVMTFVTSISGGTSSPSPTVTPTASPTPTTSPTTSPTPGGGTGPRVAYTMNTWNSGFTSSISITNTGTSTINGWTLVFTLPSGQAITSGWNATYSPSSGQVSARNVSYNGTIAPGATVDIGFQGTHTGNTAEPTAFTLNGIPCTVA; encoded by the coding sequence ATGACGCACGATCAGAAGCAGCCGGTGAGCGGTGAGCGGAGGCTGCTGCGCCGCCGAACCGTCCTGGCGACGATGGGCGCCGTGCCGGTCGCGGCGGTCGCGGCGGTCGTGGGGGCCACGGAAGCCTCGGCGGCGGCGGCGAACATCAATCCGTCGGCAACGCGGCAGACGATCCGAGGCTTCGGCGCGATGGCCCACGCGGCCTGGATCGGCGACCTGACGGCCGCCCAACGGGACACGGCGTTCGGCGTCGGCGAGGGCCGTCTGGGCTTCTCCATGTTGCGTATTCCGGTCGGCGAGAACCAGTCGGACTGGAGCCGTGACCTGGCGACGGCGAAGCGGGCGGTGGAACTCGGCGCGACGGTCTTCGCGTCGCCGTGGAATCCCCCCGCCAGCATGATCGAGACCTTCACCCGCGGCAGCCAGACCAACGCGAAGCGCCTCCGGTACAGCTCGTACGCCGCCTACGCCCAACACCTGAACGACTTCACCGCGTACATGCGCAACAACGGGGTGAACCTGTACAGCATCTCGGTGCAGAACGAGCCCGACTACGCGTACGACTGGACGTGGTGGACATCCGCCGAGATGGTGCGGTTCCTGCGGGAGAACGCCGGCTCGATCAGCACCAGGGTCATGGCGCCCGAGTCCTTCCAGTACGTCAAGTCCATGTCGGACCCGATTCTCAACGACTCCGCGGCGCTCGCCAACGTGGACATCATCGGGGCGCACCTCTACGGCACCTCGTACTCGAACTTCCCCTATCCCCTCTTCAAGCAGAAGGGCGCGGGCAAGGACCTCTGGATGACCGAGGTCTACTACCCCAACAGCAACGCGAACTCGGGGGACGCCTGGCCGGAGGCGCTCGACGTGGGCGAGCACATCCACCATGCCATGGTGGACGCCGAGTTCCAGGCATACGTCTGGTGGTACCTCCGGCGCAGCTACGGCCCGATGCGGGAGGACGGTCAGATCAGCAAGCGCGGTGCGATGATGACGCACTTCGCCAGGTTCGTCCGCCCCGGGTACGTGCGGATCGACGCGACGGCGAACCCGACGTCGAACGTCTTCGTCTCGGCGTACCGGAATGACAACACCGTCGTCATCGTCGCCGTCAACAAGAACACCTCGTCGGTGAGCCAGCAGTTCACCCTGTCGAACACCAACGCGTCCGGCAGTGTCTCGAACTGGCTGACCGACGGGAGCCGGAACGTCGCGCCCCAGAGCGCGCTCACCATGTCCAACGGCTCCCTCACCGTCACGCTCCCCGCGCGGAGCGTGATGACGTTCGTGACCAGCATCAGCGGCGGCACCTCGTCGCCCAGCCCGACAGTCACCCCCACCGCATCGCCCACGCCCACCACCTCGCCCACCACCTCGCCCACCCCCGGTGGCGGCACCGGACCCCGCGTCGCCTACACGATGAACACCTGGAACTCCGGCTTCACGAGCAGTATCAGCATCACCAACACCGGCACCTCGACGATCAACGGCTGGACGCTGGTCTTCACCCTGCCCTCCGGCCAGGCCATCACCTCGGGCTGGAACGCCACCTACTCGCCCTCCAGCGGGCAGGTGAGCGCCCGCAACGTCAGCTACAACGGCACGATCGCGCCCGGGGCCACCGTCGACATCGGTTTCCAGGGCACGCACACCGGCAACACCGCCGAGCCGACCGCGTTCACCCTCAACGGCATCCCCTGCACGGTGGCCTGA
- a CDS encoding glycoside hydrolase family 44 protein yields the protein MGTQRRRKPRPTTVIGVAGSLVAGLLTTQAVAGPAAADTGLTLAVDVSAARHAISPDIYGMNGGDPALVAELGTPVARWGGNSSSRYNFKNHTYNTGSDWYFENIVAGPDNTVEAFVQRNRDSRTKQVVTVPLIGWVAKDSPSSHPFACGFPATRFPEQDSFDQWDPNCGNGRHADANLVGAVPSDTSIPADASFAGEMVSHLVDQFGPAARGGVSIYELDNEPVLWNSTHRDVHPDPVSYDELGGKGTATAAAIKAADPRAKVLGPSGWGYCEWVASGVDGCAPGADAAAHGGLNLSQWYLKNMREFSDAHGGKRFLDYFDQHYYPQISGGKDPDSNALRLRSTRSLWDPTYQDESWIGAGGVNAPPLQFIRQMKAWVAQYYPGTKVAITEYNWGALDDINGALAQADVLGIFGREGLDLATIWGEPKPTDPGAYAFRMYRNYDGAGSRFGNVSVSAVSSDQGKLAVYAAQRSSDKALTVMVVNKTGEDLTSRLALAGLHGSGKAQRFTYGPADLTSIVRGEDLRVTRGGVRATYPANSVTLLVLPQRHR from the coding sequence ATGGGTACGCAACGACGGCGCAAACCACGTCCGACCACGGTGATCGGTGTGGCCGGAAGTCTGGTGGCGGGGTTGTTGACCACCCAGGCCGTCGCCGGTCCGGCGGCGGCCGACACCGGCCTCACCCTGGCGGTGGACGTTTCCGCCGCCCGGCACGCGATCAGCCCCGACATCTACGGCATGAACGGCGGTGATCCCGCGCTCGTCGCCGAACTCGGCACGCCCGTGGCCCGCTGGGGCGGCAATTCGAGCAGCCGCTACAACTTCAAGAATCACACCTACAACACCGGCAGCGACTGGTATTTCGAGAACATCGTGGCCGGGCCGGACAACACGGTCGAGGCGTTCGTCCAGCGCAACCGCGACAGCCGGACGAAGCAGGTGGTCACCGTGCCGTTGATCGGCTGGGTGGCGAAGGACTCGCCCTCGTCGCACCCGTTCGCCTGCGGCTTCCCGGCCACCCGCTTTCCCGAGCAGGACTCGTTCGACCAGTGGGACCCCAACTGCGGCAACGGCCGGCACGCCGACGCGAACCTGGTCGGCGCGGTCCCCTCGGACACCTCGATCCCGGCGGACGCGTCGTTCGCCGGGGAGATGGTGTCGCATCTCGTGGACCAGTTCGGCCCGGCGGCACGTGGCGGCGTGTCGATCTACGAACTCGACAACGAGCCGGTGCTGTGGAACTCCACCCACCGCGACGTGCATCCCGATCCGGTGAGCTACGACGAGCTGGGCGGCAAGGGCACGGCGACCGCCGCGGCCATCAAGGCCGCCGACCCGCGCGCGAAGGTGCTCGGCCCGTCCGGTTGGGGCTACTGCGAGTGGGTGGCGTCCGGCGTGGACGGGTGCGCGCCGGGCGCGGACGCGGCGGCGCACGGCGGGCTCAACCTGTCCCAGTGGTATCTGAAGAACATGAGGGAGTTCAGCGACGCCCACGGCGGGAAGCGCTTCCTCGACTACTTCGATCAGCACTACTATCCGCAGATCAGCGGGGGTAAGGACCCGGATTCCAACGCGCTGCGGCTGCGTTCCACCAGGTCGCTGTGGGATCCGACGTACCAGGACGAGTCGTGGATCGGCGCCGGCGGGGTGAACGCGCCGCCGTTGCAGTTCATTCGCCAGATGAAGGCGTGGGTGGCGCAGTACTACCCCGGCACGAAGGTCGCCATCACCGAATACAACTGGGGCGCGCTCGACGACATCAACGGCGCGCTCGCGCAGGCCGACGTGCTCGGCATCTTCGGGCGCGAGGGTCTGGACCTGGCCACCATCTGGGGCGAGCCGAAACCGACCGACCCCGGCGCGTACGCGTTCCGGATGTACCGGAACTACGACGGCGCCGGCAGCAGGTTCGGGAACGTGAGCGTGTCGGCGGTCAGCAGCGACCAGGGGAAGCTCGCGGTGTACGCCGCGCAACGCTCGTCCGACAAGGCACTCACCGTCATGGTGGTCAACAAGACGGGCGAGGACCTGACGTCACGGCTGGCGCTGGCCGGACTCCACGGCAGTGGTAAGGCCCAGCGGTTCACCTACGGTCCGGCCGACCTCACCTCGATCGTCCGCGGCGAGGACCTGCGGGTGACCCGCGGCGGCGTCCGCGCGACGTACCCGGCGAACTCCGTGACGCTGCTCGTCCTGCCCCAGCGCCACCGCTGA
- a CDS encoding DUF885 domain-containing protein — protein sequence MIEEFAGRLLRDLARLDPCVAVVEVGEQDVDGLTDYSPDGHQARADLAVSALRELESIPGRSPLRAHLAERLRARVDFHDAGEDLRELHVAATGPLSLIRQAVEAGVPGRDVDGAAYEEGWARVGARLAAIPATLEGYAGSLLLAAERGHLPTRRQVELVAQRCRAWTDEDAALVERYGGGTQRASLRAAAKGARDAYRKLGATLTADLGARARDDEAFGPERYALWVRTFLADEPDLRELHEWGWDEFTRIEAELVAEAKVLGGSVPEVIERLDRPDAVGVLPGRAAFGAWLQELLEATTEQLDGVHFDIPAPLRRIESRVTGSAGTSYTGPSRDLTRPGRVWWFLPEGRESFPTWSAYSTAYHEGVPGHHLQMGHEAYQGGLGPELNLLGGLSGCREGWALYAERFMDEIGYYEQPGARLGHLLMQLLRAARVVLDVGLHLRLPMPSGDGARWTPEAALRLLRDRCHQGPYASGELARYLGRPGQALTYKVGERVWLAGRSSFPGDRRAFHRRALEVGSRGLEQLALGLAAA from the coding sequence GTGATCGAGGAATTCGCCGGTCGGCTGCTGCGCGACCTGGCCCGCCTCGACCCGTGCGTGGCCGTGGTCGAGGTCGGCGAGCAGGACGTCGATGGGCTCACCGACTACAGCCCCGACGGGCATCAGGCCCGCGCCGACCTTGCGGTCTCCGCCCTGCGCGAATTGGAAAGCATTCCCGGGCGCAGTCCGTTGCGTGCTCATCTCGCCGAACGGCTGCGTGCCCGTGTCGATTTCCACGATGCCGGGGAAGACCTGCGCGAGTTGCACGTGGCAGCCACCGGCCCGCTCTCGCTCATCCGCCAGGCCGTCGAGGCCGGGGTGCCCGGACGGGACGTCGATGGCGCGGCCTACGAGGAGGGCTGGGCGCGGGTGGGCGCCCGTCTCGCCGCCATCCCCGCGACCCTGGAGGGGTACGCGGGCAGTCTCCTGCTCGCCGCCGAGCGCGGCCACCTGCCGACCCGGCGTCAGGTGGAACTCGTGGCGCAGCGCTGTCGCGCCTGGACGGACGAGGACGCCGCGCTGGTGGAGCGGTACGGCGGGGGCACCCAACGGGCGTCGTTGCGGGCAGCCGCGAAGGGCGCGCGGGACGCGTACCGGAAACTGGGCGCGACGCTGACCGCGGACCTGGGGGCGCGGGCGCGCGACGACGAGGCGTTCGGGCCGGAGCGGTACGCCCTCTGGGTGCGGACGTTCCTCGCCGACGAACCGGATCTCCGCGAGCTGCACGAGTGGGGTTGGGACGAGTTCACCAGGATCGAGGCGGAGCTGGTCGCCGAGGCGAAGGTTCTCGGCGGGAGCGTGCCCGAGGTGATCGAGCGACTCGACCGGCCCGACGCAGTGGGTGTGTTGCCCGGTCGGGCCGCGTTCGGCGCGTGGTTGCAGGAGCTGTTGGAGGCCACCACCGAGCAGTTGGACGGCGTGCACTTCGACATCCCCGCGCCGTTGCGGCGTATCGAGTCCCGGGTCACCGGGTCGGCCGGCACCTCCTACACCGGGCCGTCGCGTGACCTGACGCGCCCCGGTCGGGTCTGGTGGTTCCTGCCCGAGGGCCGGGAGAGTTTTCCCACCTGGTCTGCCTACAGCACCGCCTATCACGAGGGGGTGCCCGGTCATCACCTCCAGATGGGCCACGAGGCGTACCAGGGCGGGCTCGGGCCGGAGCTGAACCTGCTCGGTGGGCTCTCCGGCTGCCGGGAGGGCTGGGCACTGTACGCCGAACGGTTCATGGACGAGATCGGCTACTACGAACAGCCGGGCGCCCGCCTCGGGCACCTCCTCATGCAGTTGCTGCGGGCGGCCCGGGTGGTGCTCGACGTCGGCCTGCACCTGCGGCTGCCGATGCCGTCCGGCGACGGCGCACGGTGGACGCCGGAGGCGGCGCTACGACTGCTGCGGGACAGATGCCATCAGGGGCCGTACGCGTCGGGAGAACTCGCGCGTTATCTGGGCCGGCCAGGGCAGGCGCTGACGTACAAGGTCGGTGAGCGGGTGTGGTTGGCGGGCCGATCCTCGTTCCCCGGCGACCGGCGGGCCTTCCACCGTCGGGCGTTGGAGGTCGGCTCGCGAGGGCTGGAACAGTTGGCCCTGGGGTTGGCCGCCGCGTGA
- a CDS encoding Ig-like domain-containing protein has protein sequence MGRFARAGAMVGALALTATLTLTGCGGDEEKPAFVPGQQQVGDVSSTAPDPSASPSTSDSAPALALSVSPADGATGRPASTEISAKIPGGGTVSKVVLTTADGKAVKGRMRRDGSSWVPSAPLKYATKYTATVTGTDPGGATHQDTSTFTTMAKPKSMIGSGLYLFSGKTYGVAMPVVAEFSPGIPKKDRAAVQKRMFVQTDPPQPGAWHWLGNGTQAYYRAPEYWKTGTTLTVRLALAGIPLSNGRYGNLDRSATAKIGRAFEMTVDNATKRMTVKENGAVIRTLPVSLGKKSTPSSSGTMVVMEKKESTVFDTRDEPDPNNQYVTKIDFAQRITWGGEYIHAAPWSEGVQGRRNVSHGCVNVSMAEGRWLFGRTMVGDPITVKGTERRLAPGNGWTAWSMTWKEFVAGSALPVPEGGQGSPF, from the coding sequence ATGGGTAGGTTCGCGCGGGCCGGGGCGATGGTGGGTGCCCTGGCTCTCACGGCGACGCTGACACTGACCGGGTGCGGCGGCGACGAGGAGAAGCCGGCGTTCGTGCCCGGCCAGCAGCAGGTCGGTGACGTCTCGTCCACCGCGCCGGATCCGAGCGCCTCGCCGAGCACGTCCGACTCCGCGCCGGCGCTGGCGCTCTCGGTGAGTCCGGCCGACGGGGCGACCGGCCGGCCGGCCAGCACCGAGATCAGCGCCAAGATCCCGGGCGGCGGCACGGTGTCGAAGGTCGTGCTCACCACCGCCGACGGCAAGGCCGTCAAGGGGCGGATGCGACGCGACGGCTCCAGCTGGGTGCCGTCCGCCCCGCTGAAGTACGCGACGAAGTACACCGCCACGGTCACCGGCACCGATCCCGGCGGCGCGACCCACCAGGACACCAGCACGTTCACCACGATGGCCAAGCCCAAGTCGATGATCGGCTCCGGGCTCTACCTGTTCAGCGGCAAGACGTACGGGGTGGCCATGCCCGTGGTCGCCGAGTTCTCCCCCGGCATCCCGAAGAAGGACCGGGCCGCGGTGCAGAAGCGGATGTTCGTGCAGACCGACCCGCCGCAGCCCGGCGCCTGGCACTGGCTCGGCAACGGCACGCAGGCCTACTACCGCGCCCCGGAATACTGGAAGACGGGCACCACGCTGACGGTCCGGCTGGCGCTGGCCGGGATCCCGCTGAGCAACGGCCGCTACGGCAATCTGGACCGCAGCGCCACCGCGAAGATCGGTCGCGCGTTCGAGATGACGGTGGACAACGCGACCAAGCGGATGACCGTCAAGGAGAACGGCGCGGTGATCCGCACGCTGCCGGTGAGCCTGGGCAAGAAGAGCACCCCCTCCTCCAGCGGCACGATGGTGGTGATGGAGAAGAAGGAGTCCACCGTCTTCGACACCCGCGACGAGCCGGACCCGAACAACCAGTACGTCACGAAGATCGACTTCGCCCAGCGGATCACCTGGGGCGGCGAGTACATCCACGCGGCGCCCTGGTCCGAGGGCGTGCAGGGGCGCCGGAACGTCTCGCACGGCTGCGTCAACGTGTCGATGGCCGAGGGCCGCTGGCTGTTCGGGCGGACGATGGTCGGCGACCCGATCACGGTCAAGGGCACCGAGCGGCGGCTGGCGCCGGGCAACGGCTGGACGGCGTGGAGCATGACCTGGAAGGAGTTCGTCGCCGGCAGCGCCCTGCCGGTGCCGGAGGGCGGTCAGGGCTCGCCGTTCTGA
- a CDS encoding Ig-like domain-containing protein, producing MRAGQDELIRDGSARRGGRRALAAAVLVAAMALTSACTGGGDKSSSWQGGGDGGEKAPKAAATISEPAADAKDVPATTAITFTTTEAQQTAVELKDAAGKAVEGEMTADGKSWQPTAALAYAETYTATVTATGDDGKPATATSTFTTMAKPSKQVRVSSFLGDNQVVGVGMPLIVKFGRAIPEDYRDDLQRRMTVTAKPAQEGIWHWISPTEVHYRPKTFWKANSTVSYTVRAGGLPLGDGWYGRSDLTVDIKIGPSFVMTVDNATKRMTVTKDGKKVKTILVSLGKKSTPSSSGTMVVIEKLRHTVFDTMEELGPEEGYRTEIDYAQRLTWGGEFIHAAPWSEGVQGKTNVSHGCVNVSMKDGNWLFSNTRLGDPITVKGTERKLKNGNGWTDWNMSWDAYVKGSALPYEPADATPSAEPTA from the coding sequence ATGCGAGCTGGCCAGGACGAACTGATCCGGGACGGGAGCGCCCGTCGCGGCGGGCGCCGCGCACTCGCCGCCGCGGTGCTCGTCGCCGCCATGGCGCTGACCTCCGCCTGCACCGGCGGCGGCGACAAGTCGTCGAGCTGGCAGGGCGGTGGCGACGGTGGTGAGAAGGCCCCGAAGGCGGCGGCCACCATCAGCGAGCCGGCCGCCGACGCCAAGGACGTGCCGGCCACCACCGCGATCACGTTCACCACCACGGAGGCGCAGCAGACCGCCGTCGAGCTGAAGGACGCCGCCGGCAAGGCGGTCGAGGGCGAGATGACCGCGGACGGGAAGAGCTGGCAGCCGACCGCCGCCCTGGCCTACGCCGAGACCTACACGGCGACCGTGACCGCCACCGGCGACGACGGCAAGCCGGCCACCGCAACCAGCACGTTCACCACCATGGCGAAGCCGTCCAAGCAGGTCCGGGTGAGCAGCTTCCTCGGCGACAACCAGGTCGTCGGCGTGGGCATGCCGCTGATCGTCAAGTTCGGTCGGGCCATCCCGGAGGACTACCGCGACGACCTCCAGCGCCGGATGACGGTGACCGCGAAGCCGGCCCAGGAGGGCATCTGGCACTGGATCAGCCCGACCGAGGTGCACTACCGGCCGAAGACCTTCTGGAAGGCCAACAGCACCGTCTCCTACACGGTGCGGGCGGGTGGGCTGCCGCTCGGCGACGGCTGGTACGGCCGCTCCGACCTGACCGTCGACATCAAGATCGGCCCGTCGTTCGTGATGACCGTGGACAACGCGACCAAGCGGATGACCGTCACCAAGGACGGCAAGAAGGTCAAGACGATCCTGGTGAGCCTCGGCAAGAAGAGCACCCCGTCGTCGAGCGGCACCATGGTGGTGATCGAGAAGCTGCGGCACACGGTCTTCGACACGATGGAGGAGCTGGGCCCGGAGGAGGGCTACCGCACCGAGATCGACTACGCCCAGCGGCTCACCTGGGGCGGCGAGTTCATCCACGCGGCTCCCTGGTCGGAGGGCGTGCAGGGCAAGACGAACGTGTCGCACGGCTGCGTCAACGTCTCGATGAAGGACGGCAACTGGCTGTTCAGCAACACCCGGCTGGGTGACCCGATCACGGTCAAGGGCACCGAGCGCAAGCTGAAGAACGGCAACGGCTGGACGGACTGGAACATGTCCTGGGATGCGTACGTGAAGGGCAGCGCCCTGCCGTACGAGCCGGCGGACGCGACGCCGAGCGCCGAGCCGACCGCCTGA
- the orn gene encoding oligoribonuclease, with protein sequence MTGLDLRRDALIEVAALVTDPDLNVLGDGVDVVIHADDAALDGMPEIVRTMHAKSGLTEEVRRSTVTLAEAEDMVLDYVTSHVKDPRTAPLCGNSIATDRGFLARDMTRLDAHLHYRMIDVSSIKELCRRWYPRVYFGQPQKGLAHRALADIRESIRELEYYRRTLFVPLPGPDVETAKGIAAQL encoded by the coding sequence ATGACCGGGCTGGACCTGCGCCGGGACGCCCTGATCGAGGTCGCCGCGCTCGTCACCGACCCCGACCTGAACGTGCTCGGGGACGGCGTGGACGTGGTGATCCACGCCGACGACGCGGCGCTCGACGGCATGCCGGAGATCGTGCGCACCATGCACGCCAAGTCGGGCCTGACCGAGGAGGTGCGCCGCTCCACGGTCACCCTGGCCGAGGCCGAGGACATGGTGCTCGACTATGTCACCAGCCACGTGAAGGATCCGCGCACCGCGCCGCTGTGCGGCAACTCGATCGCCACCGACCGGGGTTTCCTGGCCCGCGACATGACCCGGCTCGACGCCCACCTGCACTACCGGATGATCGACGTCTCCTCCATCAAGGAGCTGTGCCGGCGGTGGTACCCGCGGGTGTACTTCGGCCAGCCGCAGAAGGGCCTGGCTCACCGGGCGCTCGCCGACATCCGGGAGAGCATCCGGGAGTTGGAGTACTACCGCCGGACCCTGTTCGTGCCGCTGCCCGGGCCGGACGTGGAGACCGCCAAGGGGATCGCCGCGCAGCTCTGA
- a CDS encoding glycosyltransferase family 87 protein, whose translation MPAESVAPPAVSQDDAGGRTARRVVTVLALAALLPALYLPALRHDYYDLKIYMRAMDWWAAGHPLYDYVQPDRVQGALYFTYPPFAALLLAPFAHLRLGVAIAAFVLPTLAGVVVTTRWLVLPVLRRHGLPVGFGLTVAVLLVLAVESTRETITLGQINMLLVVLILADLLFAVPQGRRWAGVGVGLAAALKLFPGIFVLYLLATRRWRAAVVATVTAAAATLLAAAVAPGDSWRFWTHELWATDRVGRTDYTGNQSLFGLLSRITAPAEPGRLPWLLLVLLVAGFGLWRAARAAQAGDALAGLTLTGLVGGLISPITWTHHLYWFIPAVVVLVDAALDAGRGTRRRRGLFALAVGTGVVIVYGVVTFQDWGTGTVHTDDPVDFVVRNAYVLLSLLLLVVLPARRRAEKVVDRTDLVKDDVRG comes from the coding sequence GTGCCAGCCGAATCCGTCGCCCCACCCGCCGTCAGCCAGGACGACGCGGGCGGTCGTACGGCCCGGCGGGTGGTCACGGTGCTGGCGCTCGCCGCGTTGCTGCCGGCGCTCTATCTGCCCGCGCTGCGACACGACTACTACGACCTGAAGATCTACATGCGGGCGATGGACTGGTGGGCGGCCGGTCACCCGCTCTACGACTACGTCCAGCCGGACCGGGTGCAGGGCGCGCTCTACTTCACCTATCCGCCGTTCGCGGCGCTGTTGCTGGCGCCGTTCGCGCACCTGCGGCTGGGGGTCGCCATCGCCGCCTTCGTGCTGCCGACGCTTGCCGGCGTGGTGGTGACCACCCGTTGGCTGGTGCTGCCGGTGCTGCGGCGGCACGGCCTGCCGGTCGGGTTCGGGCTGACGGTCGCGGTGCTGCTGGTGCTGGCGGTGGAGAGCACCCGGGAGACGATCACGCTCGGGCAGATCAACATGCTGCTGGTGGTGCTGATCCTGGCGGACCTGCTGTTCGCCGTACCGCAGGGGCGTCGCTGGGCCGGGGTGGGCGTGGGGTTGGCGGCGGCGCTCAAGCTCTTCCCGGGGATTTTTGTGCTCTATCTGCTGGCGACCCGGCGCTGGCGGGCGGCGGTGGTGGCGACGGTGACCGCGGCGGCGGCCACGCTGCTGGCGGCGGCGGTCGCGCCGGGCGACTCGTGGCGGTTCTGGACCCACGAGCTGTGGGCCACCGACCGGGTGGGCCGCACCGACTACACCGGCAACCAGTCGCTGTTCGGCCTGCTCAGCCGCATCACCGCGCCGGCGGAGCCGGGCCGGTTGCCGTGGCTGCTGCTGGTGTTGCTCGTCGCCGGGTTCGGCCTGTGGCGGGCGGCACGCGCGGCGCAGGCCGGGGACGCGCTTGCCGGCCTGACCCTGACCGGCCTGGTGGGTGGGCTGATCTCGCCGATCACCTGGACGCACCACCTGTACTGGTTCATCCCGGCGGTGGTGGTGCTCGTGGACGCGGCGCTTGACGCCGGCCGGGGAACGAGACGGCGTCGTGGCCTGTTCGCGCTGGCCGTGGGCACGGGCGTGGTGATCGTGTACGGGGTGGTGACGTTCCAGGACTGGGGCACCGGGACGGTGCACACCGATGATCCGGTCGACTTCGTCGTCCGCAACGCGTACGTGCTGTTGAGTCTGCTGTTGCTGGTCGTGCTGCCGGCCCGCCGACGCGCTGAGAAGGTCGTTGACCGTACAGACCTCGTGAAAGATGACGTTCGAGGGTAA